From Synchiropus splendidus isolate RoL2022-P1 chromosome 10, RoL_Sspl_1.0, whole genome shotgun sequence, the proteins below share one genomic window:
- the tmem41aa gene encoding transmembrane protein 41A-A, translating into MRSLVGLVSVVTAASLYLYSLSLYLPPGPRKHSNRTSDTNNADTEVSGEDGDEPSRLKFPSDLEELRELADLLQFYKTEHTGYVLLLFCSAYLYKQSFAIPGSSFLNILAGAIFGAYEGLLLACLLTTVGSTMCYLLSKAFGKHYIEKRFPDKVSMLQRKVEENQDCLFFFLLFLRFFPMTPNWFLNMSAPIVNIPITFFFGSVFIGLLPYNFICVQTGVMLSEVSSLDDLFSWERLLQLLAIACVALLPGALIRRYSRRRLKLDDATRNGVIPNEKKDQ; encoded by the exons ATGCGCTCGCTTGTTGGCTTGGTTTCTGTGGTGACCGCTGCCAGCCTTTACCTGTATTCACTGTCTCTGTACCTGCCTCCGGGACCCCGGAAACACTCGAACCGAACATCTGACACTAACAATGCGGATACAGAAGTGTCCGGAGAGGACGGCGATGAGCCCAGCag GTTAAAGTTCCCGTCAGACTTGGAGGAGCTGAGGGAGCTGGCTGATCTGCTGCAGTTCTACAAGACAGAGCACACCGGATACGTTCTGCTCCTCTTCTGCAGCGCTTATCTCTACAAACAGTCATTCGCCATTCCAGGCTCCTCTTTCCTG AACATTTTGGCGGGGGCCATATTTGGGGCGTATGAAGGCCTGCTGCTGGCTTGTTTGCTCACCACCGTGGGCTCTACCATGTGCTATCTTCTGTCTAAAGCCTTTGGAAAGCACTACATCGAGAAGCGCTTCCCTGACAAAGTCTCCATGTTGCAGAGGAAG GTGGAGGAGAATCAGGATTGTTTGttcttcttcctgctcttcCTGAGGTTCTTCCCCATGACACCAAACTGGTTCCTAAATATGTCGGCACCAATTGTCAACATTCCGATCACCTTTTTCTTCGGCTCAGTTTTCATAG GTCTTCTACCGTACAACTTCATCTGTGTCCAGACAGGAGtcatgctctctgaagtgtccTCGCTTGACGACTTGTTCAGCTGGGAGagactcctccagctgctggccATTGCCTGTGTGGCTCTGCTGCCTGGCGCGCTCATCCGTCGCTACAGTCGGCGCCGCCTGAAACTGGATGATGCAACAAGGAATGGCGTGATACCAAATGAGAAGAAAGACCAGTAG